In a genomic window of Mageeibacillus indolicus UPII9-5:
- a CDS encoding GNAT family N-acetyltransferase, protein MITERLKIRKFTNNDLTELYNLLSDEDVMEFIEPPFSWEKTANFLNSVALIDPPLIYAVEDFSQKFIGYVIFHEYDNDSFEFGWILNKRYWGKGYANELTKAFINRSSEIGKNLIIECASNHENSKRIAMKNDFEFIGESDGCSVFKRKLINKI, encoded by the coding sequence ATGATTACTGAACGATTAAAGATAAGAAAATTTACTAATAATGATCTAACGGAACTCTATAATCTACTTTCAGATGAAGATGTCATGGAATTTATAGAACCGCCTTTTTCATGGGAAAAAACAGCGAATTTTCTAAATAGTGTTGCACTGATTGACCCTCCTTTGATTTATGCGGTGGAAGATTTTAGTCAGAAGTTTATCGGATATGTAATATTTCATGAGTATGACAATGACTCCTTCGAATTTGGTTGGATACTCAATAAGAGATACTGGGGGAAAGGATATGCCAATGAATTAACAAAAGCCTTTATAAATCGTAGTTCAGAGATAGGAAAAAACTTGATTATTGAGTGTGCCTCGAACCATGAAAATTCCAAACGAATTGCGATGAAAAATGATTTTGAATTTATTGGAGAAAGTGATGGCTGCAGTGTATTCAAAAGAAAGCTGATTAATAAGATTTGA
- a CDS encoding histidine phosphatase family protein has translation MIYLMRHGADPVDRYGGWSEYGLTEVGRSQVNSAKHKLLGKGIADIYSSDLNRAKETA, from the coding sequence ATGATTTATTTAATGAGACATGGTGCAGATCCGGTCGATCGTTATGGTGGATGGAGTGAATATGGTTTAACTGAAGTTGGTAGGTCACAGGTTAATAGTGCAAAGCATAAATTATTAGGAAAAGGTATCGCTGATATCTATTCAAGTGATTTAAACCGAGCAAAAGAAACCGCTTAA
- a CDS encoding GNAT family protein: MDLRDESMIVLNQNLSGQKIGLQGHMKHEEIRGKKIILRRQREEDAPFFAYWFNQPQVMFQCGFEKTTDEEEEKRTINVSHKSEDSVWFTITDLDGNIIGETGLLRMFPAWHQTDLTIIIPDPEMQHKGYGSEAIRIMLDMAFHEYEMHRVSIGVVGLNTDALEFYKKIGFKQEGILEEAYYYNDEYSDFIMMRILSQEWK; the protein is encoded by the coding sequence ATGGATTTACGTGATGAAAGTATGATAGTGTTAAATCAGAATTTATCGGGACAAAAGATAGGACTGCAAGGCCATATGAAGCATGAAGAAATAAGAGGAAAAAAGATTATACTGCGCAGGCAAAGAGAAGAAGACGCTCCGTTTTTCGCCTATTGGTTTAATCAGCCACAGGTTATGTTTCAATGCGGATTTGAGAAGACAACCGATGAAGAAGAGGAGAAAAGAACTATTAACGTCAGCCACAAATCGGAAGACTCGGTTTGGTTTACGATTACTGATCTTGACGGTAATATTATTGGCGAGACCGGTTTGCTCCGTATGTTTCCCGCGTGGCACCAAACCGATCTGACGATTATTATTCCAGACCCTGAAATGCAGCATAAAGGATATGGTTCGGAAGCAATCCGCATCATGTTGGACATGGCATTTCATGAGTATGAGATGCATCGGGTCTCGATTGGCGTGGTAGGGTTGAATACAGATGCACTGGAATTCTACAAGAAAATCGGTTTCAAGCAGGAAGGTATTTTAGAAGAGGCATATTATTATAACGATGAGTACAGCGATTTTATAATGATGCGAATCCTTAGCCAAGAATGGAAATAA
- a CDS encoding TfoX/Sxy family protein — protein sequence MLEQLSGLEDISYRAMMGESILYYRGKIIGGIYDDRLLVKPVPSAVSYMSCPKFELPYTGAKEMLLVEEVDNREKLCGLLLAMYEELPKPKKKKRRGG from the coding sequence ATATTAGAACAGCTATCTGGTTTAGAGGATATTTCCTATCGCGCAATGATGGGAGAGTCCATTTTATATTACCGAGGAAAAATCATCGGCGGCATTTATGATGACAGACTACTTGTAAAGCCCGTCCCATCCGCGGTCTCATATATGAGTTGTCCGAAGTTTGAACTTCCTTACACCGGGGCAAAGGAAATGCTGCTGGTTGAGGAAGTTGATAACAGGGAGAAACTATGTGGCTTGCTGTTGGCGATGTACGAGGAATTGCCAAAGCCGAAAAAGAAGAAAAGACGTGGAGGATGA
- a CDS encoding SAP domain-containing protein yields MKEKRPDFRDIKSFEEFNKYYWYREELSQICKSLGLEYRCTKQELNYIIEQYFRGNRVEKFLSMSRGNKNQSEVITLETPLLKCGFSFNQKFRDYFSAVTGISPFKFSADMATAWRKVKRDKDIKFTIQDMIKIYYGESDYAKYDSSACQWNKFLKDFCLDEFSDCYSNKLKVAAILWKEVRESKSEKVYSRELLKKYEYKVEEYCK; encoded by the coding sequence ATGAAAGAAAAAAGACCTGATTTTAGAGATATAAAATCATTTGAAGAATTTAACAAATACTATTGGTATCGAGAAGAACTTTCACAAATTTGTAAGTCTCTTGGATTAGAGTATAGATGTACGAAGCAAGAATTGAACTATATTATCGAACAATATTTTAGGGGAAATAGAGTAGAAAAATTTTTGAGTATGAGTAGAGGAAATAAAAATCAGTCCGAAGTTATAACCTTGGAGACACCATTACTTAAATGCGGTTTTTCATTTAACCAAAAATTTCGAGATTATTTTTCAGCTGTAACAGGTATTAGTCCGTTTAAATTTAGTGCTGATATGGCAACGGCTTGGCGAAAAGTAAAAAGGGATAAAGATATAAAATTCACTATTCAAGATATGATTAAAATATATTATGGTGAGTCGGATTATGCTAAGTATGATAGTTCGGCTTGTCAATGGAATAAGTTTCTAAAAGACTTTTGTTTAGATGAATTTAGCGATTGTTATTCTAATAAGTTAAAAGTTGCAGCTATTCTCTGGAAAGAAGTTAGAGAATCAAAGAGTGAAAAAGTTTACTCACGAGAACTTTTAAAAAAGTATGAATATAAAGTAGAGGAATACTGTAAGTAA
- a CDS encoding Fic family protein, which produces MRKFDYSILKDRTWDNEILSYVSQIQEYKGKQELFTRQKPTELKRLTQIARIQSTESSNRIEGIVTTNPRLKQLMNDKTTPRNRDEEEILGYRNVLSLVHEDYDAIPVRPNCILQMHRDLLRFTNLTYGGSFKTTPNEIDMILGDGKKIVLFKPLEPYETPDAVTHICESYQESLEKEIVHPLILIPCFILDFLCIHPFNDGNGRMSRLLTLLLLYRSGYMVGQYISIEKAIADTKESYYKALADADKLWHEEKNDPKPFIKYMLGVILACYREFEARVTIAEKSGVRSTSYNIVKEFVRNKIGTFTKQEAMIACPSLGSSSVESALKKLVEDGTLKRLGAGRKTHYVRSDAAI; this is translated from the coding sequence ATGAGAAAATTTGATTACTCCATACTCAAAGACCGGACATGGGATAATGAAATACTGTCATATGTCTCACAGATACAAGAATATAAAGGCAAGCAGGAATTATTTACAAGGCAGAAACCGACGGAGCTTAAACGCCTTACCCAGATAGCCAGGATACAGAGTACTGAAAGTTCTAACCGTATTGAAGGGATTGTAACGACTAATCCAAGGTTAAAACAACTGATGAACGATAAGACTACTCCAAGAAATCGTGATGAAGAGGAGATCCTCGGCTATCGGAATGTTTTATCTTTAGTGCATGAAGATTATGATGCCATACCGGTAAGACCAAATTGCATCCTGCAGATGCACAGGGATCTGCTTCGGTTTACAAACCTGACATACGGCGGGAGTTTTAAGACTACGCCAAATGAAATAGACATGATTCTTGGCGATGGGAAGAAAATTGTTCTTTTCAAGCCGCTGGAACCATATGAAACTCCGGATGCTGTCACGCATATATGTGAGAGCTATCAGGAATCTCTTGAGAAGGAAATCGTTCATCCCCTCATTCTGATACCATGCTTTATACTGGATTTTCTTTGTATTCATCCATTCAATGATGGGAATGGAAGAATGAGCAGACTTCTTACGCTGCTCCTGCTTTATCGGAGCGGATATATGGTCGGGCAGTATATCAGCATCGAAAAAGCTATTGCGGATACAAAAGAGTCGTATTACAAGGCTCTGGCAGATGCAGACAAACTGTGGCATGAAGAAAAGAACGATCCGAAGCCTTTTATAAAATATATGCTGGGTGTAATACTCGCCTGCTACAGGGAATTTGAGGCGCGAGTTACTATTGCGGAAAAAAGCGGGGTCAGGAGCACATCATATAATATCGTAAAGGAATTTGTTCGGAATAAAATCGGGACATTTACAAAGCAGGAAGCGATGATAGCATGTCCGAGCCTTGGAAGCTCATCCGTGGAATCAGCCTTAAAAAAACTTGTGGAGGATGGAACTTTAAAACGATTGGGGGCAGGCAGAAAAACACATTATGTCAGATCCGATGCTGCCATCTGA
- a CDS encoding GNAT family N-acetyltransferase, producing MNIKVKEIENKLEKESVSREVLYDLQEWFGMPESTEEYIQDSQEKPFLACYINDKLVGFIVLNATSKDCAEIFVMGIKKKFHRMGVGSVLNKAYEAMARKMGYTYSQVKTVQMGHYKEYDITNHFYIAMGYKELECFPTLWDEWNPCQIYIKYLGV from the coding sequence TTGAATATAAAAGTAAAAGAAATTGAGAATAAACTAGAAAAGGAATCTGTATCGAGAGAAGTATTGTATGATCTTCAAGAATGGTTTGGAATGCCAGAAAGTACAGAAGAATATATTCAAGATTCACAGGAAAAGCCTTTTCTTGCTTGTTATATTAATGATAAACTTGTTGGGTTTATTGTGTTAAACGCAACAAGCAAGGATTGTGCAGAGATTTTTGTGATGGGTATAAAAAAGAAATTCCATAGAATGGGAGTTGGCTCGGTACTTAACAAAGCATACGAAGCTATGGCAAGGAAGATGGGTTACACATACTCACAGGTAAAAACTGTTCAGATGGGACACTACAAAGAATATGATATTACAAATCATTTTTATATCGCGATGGGATATAAAGAATTGGAATGTTTTCCAACTTTATGGGATGAGTGGAATCCGTGTCAAATATATATTAAATATCTAGGAGTGTGA
- a CDS encoding type II toxin-antitoxin system RelB/DinJ family antitoxin, with protein sequence MAVTKTANVNVRIQENIKQQAEQILETIGIPRATAIDMFYRQIILNNGIPFSLTIPKSLPAQDDMDEKRFNALMAKGYDQAVRGDSYPIDDVFEELER encoded by the coding sequence ATGGCAGTTACTAAGACAGCGAATGTGAATGTGAGAATACAAGAAAATATTAAGCAGCAGGCGGAGCAGATTTTAGAAACGATTGGAATCCCTAGGGCTACTGCTATTGACATGTTTTATCGTCAAATCATTCTTAATAACGGTATTCCATTTTCGCTTACTATTCCAAAGTCACTTCCGGCGCAAGATGATATGGATGAGAAAAGGTTTAACGCGTTGATGGCTAAAGGTTATGATCAGGCAGTTCGTGGTGATAGTTATCCTATAGATGATGTTTTTGAAGAGCTTGAACGTTGA
- the abc-f gene encoding ribosomal protection-like ABC-F family protein, which translates to MIRIDDLTKVVGARTLFAIDHLSIGACDKVGLIGDNGTGKTTFLRILSSLDTDYAGRVQMNDEISYLLNNLEDELGFIYQRRFQQNCSSSPGEQQRLKLEHLLVDNKAFLLIDEPTSHLDIKQRKLLAKRLYSRNKGFILVSHDRDFINQTCTKIFELVNGKIEVYSGDYSFYLCEREKRYKCAEREYESYVKEKKRLLQVANAIKQQSAKVKTTPKRMGNSEARLHKMGGQQNKKKLDKQVKATLERVNQLEVKSKPYQNAAIKLNMDEREKIHSKVLIRAENLNKSFDSKVIFKNVNFTIDNTNKVALLGDNGSGKTTLLNMILNGETWTHPNLRIGYYSQLGETLDYTKTILDNVLPYSIYDQSMTRIILARLGFKTNDVFKQANVLSDGEKAKVKLAKLLTGNFNYLVMDEPTNFLDIRAIEALEELLQGYDRPLLFVTHDVSFINNVADSLLLIENEKITGFEGNLQQYNEENEV; encoded by the coding sequence ATGATACGTATTGATGATTTAACAAAAGTTGTAGGTGCAAGAACTTTATTTGCGATTGATCATCTATCTATTGGTGCTTGTGACAAGGTTGGTTTAATTGGTGATAACGGCACAGGCAAAACCACCTTTTTACGCATACTTTCAAGTCTTGATACTGACTACGCGGGGCGAGTTCAAATGAACGACGAGATTAGTTATTTGCTCAACAATTTAGAAGATGAACTCGGTTTTATATATCAGCGTCGTTTTCAGCAGAATTGTAGTAGTAGTCCAGGCGAGCAGCAAAGATTGAAACTGGAGCACCTTTTAGTTGATAATAAAGCATTTTTGCTTATTGACGAGCCTACATCACATTTAGACATTAAGCAAAGAAAGCTATTAGCTAAACGGCTCTATTCTCGCAATAAGGGTTTTATTCTTGTCTCCCATGATCGAGATTTTATTAATCAAACCTGTACGAAAATTTTCGAATTGGTCAATGGGAAAATTGAGGTTTATAGCGGTGATTATTCGTTTTATCTATGCGAAAGAGAAAAGAGGTATAAGTGTGCTGAGAGGGAATATGAGAGTTATGTAAAAGAAAAGAAGCGTCTTTTACAGGTTGCAAATGCAATAAAACAGCAGTCAGCAAAAGTAAAAACCACACCCAAAAGGATGGGTAACTCAGAAGCTAGGCTGCATAAAATGGGTGGGCAACAAAATAAGAAGAAGCTCGACAAACAGGTAAAAGCCACTTTAGAAAGAGTAAATCAACTAGAGGTGAAGAGTAAGCCATATCAAAATGCAGCCATCAAGCTCAATATGGACGAGCGAGAAAAAATTCATTCCAAGGTACTCATCAGGGCAGAAAATCTCAATAAGAGCTTTGATAGCAAGGTGATTTTTAAGAATGTCAATTTTACGATAGACAATACAAATAAAGTTGCCTTATTAGGTGACAACGGTTCAGGGAAAACCACTTTGCTCAACATGATTCTTAACGGTGAAACGTGGACACATCCGAATTTACGAATTGGTTACTATAGTCAGCTAGGAGAAACACTCGACTATACAAAAACGATTCTGGACAACGTATTACCTTATTCAATCTATGACCAGTCAATGACGAGAATCATCTTGGCTCGTCTAGGTTTCAAAACAAATGATGTGTTCAAGCAAGCGAATGTGCTTAGTGATGGTGAAAAAGCCAAGGTGAAATTGGCGAAGCTTCTAACAGGTAACTTTAATTATTTGGTGATGGATGAGCCAACTAACTTTTTAGATATTCGTGCCATAGAAGCCTTAGAAGAGCTGCTTCAAGGCTACGACAGACCCTTGCTTTTCGTGACGCATGATGTGTCCTTTATCAACAATGTAGCGGATTCTTTGTTACTTATCGAGAATGAAAAGATTACTGGTTTTGAAGGTAATTTGCAGCAATATAATGAGGAAAATGAGGTTTAA
- a CDS encoding sulfite exporter TauE/SafE family protein, translated as MKKRYMLRNIFKTKYNFHNIVLIVFIGLLAGFLSGLFAVGGGIVIVPALTVFMKFDQRHATATSLVAIIITSLCGSIVYGLDGKVSFLSAFFLIIGSVFGSQIGVYFSHILPKKIFPWCFTLFVLLVICSSQVWIPLRNVDFNVSFLKAICLIFIGVFSGIFSGILGVGGGGIIVPCVQLLLGMGDLMARGTALLVTLPTAISGSIANARYHYTHFTEGIIIGIFATFTVKLGAIIAHSISPFICNILFCIFLFSACLRMILKTGVLAKNKR; from the coding sequence GTGAAGAAAAGATATATGTTGAGAAATATTTTTAAAACCAAATATAATTTCCATAATATTGTTTTAATCGTTTTCATTGGACTATTAGCAGGTTTTTTATCAGGATTGTTCGCTGTAGGTGGGGGAATTGTGATAGTTCCTGCATTAACTGTTTTTATGAAATTTGATCAGCGTCATGCTACTGCTACTTCTCTTGTTGCCATAATTATAACGTCGCTTTGTGGAAGCATTGTTTACGGTTTAGACGGAAAAGTGTCATTTTTATCAGCATTTTTTCTAATAATAGGTTCAGTTTTCGGATCACAAATTGGGGTATATTTTTCACATATTTTGCCTAAAAAAATATTTCCTTGGTGTTTTACACTTTTTGTATTACTAGTTATATGTTCTAGTCAAGTTTGGATTCCATTAAGAAATGTAGATTTTAATGTTAGTTTTTTAAAAGCTATATGTCTTATATTTATAGGCGTTTTTTCTGGTATTTTTTCAGGTATTTTAGGCGTTGGTGGCGGAGGAATTATAGTGCCATGCGTGCAACTTTTGCTCGGCATGGGAGACCTTATGGCAAGAGGAACTGCTTTGCTTGTCACGCTTCCTACAGCTATAAGTGGTAGTATTGCTAATGCTCGTTACCATTATACTCATTTTACTGAAGGAATTATTATCGGTATTTTTGCGACATTTACTGTAAAATTAGGCGCAATAATTGCGCACAGTATTTCACCTTTTATATGCAATATATTGTTTTGTATTTTTTTGTTCAGTGCATGCTTACGAATGATATTAAAAACAGGTGTTTTAGCTAAGAATAAGCGTTAA
- a CDS encoding zinc ribbon domain-containing protein — protein sequence MSRILCPECGTKISDKATKCPHCGFQSADPKRPISEQDKYEMVPIFEYDIEEWQPNRGELSIISYEDNRSLIQYFGKWENIKVKLPAIAEVIGAMADKDHIMVAKMDSYVKDLIDKGIYRFTIDKQGEILPTIRNADGFVKQVRLEDMALTPNLIQSLNNLSTHAVMAQILDEIEYVVDAIREIHVELQNDRLAMAEGARDKLMQARLIQDAKLREAAMLDVIHSATDAKRVLMRNFSQNMYHITEHSQKSDFQMMLEFKGEKDVSRKAIDAFQALVYITNSVQTECEGYAMLGEYEPCKECLEEFKSFIVENKLNERDTLLLLNENSSQKRIEVVDQFTDIAARITAFDPKAQIEYSVHNLLTVETEHTGGDYDEQ from the coding sequence ATGAGCAGAATACTATGCCCGGAATGCGGGACAAAAATATCAGATAAAGCTACGAAGTGCCCGCATTGTGGATTTCAAAGTGCCGATCCAAAGAGGCCAATCAGTGAGCAGGACAAATACGAGATGGTTCCAATCTTCGAATATGATATTGAAGAGTGGCAGCCGAATCGAGGAGAACTAAGCATTATCTCATATGAAGATAATAGAAGTCTTATTCAGTATTTTGGTAAGTGGGAAAATATCAAGGTGAAGCTTCCTGCAATTGCAGAAGTAATAGGAGCTATGGCAGACAAGGATCACATCATGGTTGCTAAGATGGATTCCTATGTGAAGGATTTAATAGATAAGGGAATCTATCGATTCACCATTGATAAACAGGGAGAAATACTACCAACAATTCGTAACGCAGATGGATTTGTTAAACAGGTTAGACTTGAGGACATGGCCTTGACACCTAATCTCATACAGTCCTTAAACAATTTATCGACGCACGCGGTAATGGCTCAGATTCTTGATGAAATAGAATATGTCGTTGATGCAATAAGAGAAATCCATGTAGAGCTTCAGAATGATCGTCTTGCTATGGCAGAAGGAGCAAGGGATAAACTAATGCAGGCAAGGCTGATTCAGGATGCAAAGCTGAGAGAAGCGGCTATGCTGGATGTTATACATAGTGCGACAGATGCAAAGCGAGTATTGATGCGGAACTTTTCTCAGAATATGTATCATATCACCGAACATTCCCAGAAGTCTGATTTTCAAATGATGCTTGAATTCAAAGGAGAAAAAGACGTCAGTAGGAAGGCAATTGACGCATTTCAGGCACTTGTTTACATTACTAACTCTGTGCAGACCGAGTGTGAAGGATACGCAATGTTGGGAGAATACGAACCGTGCAAGGAATGCTTAGAGGAATTCAAATCCTTCATAGTGGAAAATAAACTTAATGAGCGAGATACATTATTGTTGCTCAATGAGAATTCTTCTCAGAAGCGGATCGAAGTAGTTGATCAGTTTACCGATATTGCAGCGAGGATTACAGCCTTTGATCCGAAGGCACAAATTGAGTATTCAGTACATAATCTGTTGACAGTAGAAACAGAACATACCGGAGGTGATTATGATGAGCAATAA
- a CDS encoding RNA-binding domain-containing protein, with protein MILPENLMSLIRQGEGLTVEFKKSTTDITKDVYDTVCSFSNRDGGHIFFGVKDNGTILGVDKDSVEQMKKNFVTTINNESKMYPPLYLTTEEYEIDGRIVLYVYVPVGKTVYRNAGRIFDRNNESDIDITDNADMVFNLYARKQSTYFVNKVYPAIPISSLRHDLMDRARRMTRVNTEHHPWIDMTDEEMLRSCGLILEDPETNKEGITLAAILLFGTDNRIMSVLPQHKTDAIFRVFNVDRYDDRDVVITNLIESYDRLMEFGKKHLNDVFTLDGIQRVSTRDKILREIISNLLMHRDFSSGYVPKLVIERDKITTENANLAHGHGNLNLKTFRPFAKNPPIAKMFREIGLADELGSGMRNSYKYTKMYSGGEPVFTEADVFTTVIPLSEAATVTVGPTTQGTTQGTTQGIMQAELSERDKTLVNLLLKHPDHTQAKIANELNWDVNTVKYYMNKLKKNSVILRHGTSQNGYWEVIYKN; from the coding sequence ATGATACTCCCTGAAAATTTGATGAGCTTGATTCGTCAGGGCGAGGGGCTGACAGTCGAATTCAAAAAATCAACAACAGATATTACGAAGGATGTCTATGATACTGTTTGTTCTTTTTCCAATCGGGATGGCGGTCATATTTTCTTTGGCGTGAAGGATAACGGGACGATTCTTGGTGTTGATAAAGACTCCGTTGAGCAGATGAAGAAAAATTTTGTTACAACGATCAACAATGAAAGCAAAATGTATCCGCCACTCTATTTGACTACAGAGGAATATGAGATCGATGGGCGTATTGTTCTTTATGTCTATGTCCCGGTTGGAAAAACCGTTTATCGTAATGCAGGCAGAATATTTGACCGCAATAATGAGTCTGACATCGATATTACAGATAATGCGGACATGGTTTTCAATCTTTATGCCCGTAAGCAAAGCACCTATTTTGTGAATAAGGTCTACCCTGCCATCCCGATTTCGAGCCTTCGTCATGATCTTATGGATCGAGCAAGGAGAATGACGAGAGTGAATACTGAGCACCATCCGTGGATTGACATGACGGATGAGGAGATGCTCAGAAGTTGCGGGCTTATACTTGAGGATCCGGAAACGAACAAAGAAGGTATAACACTTGCGGCAATCTTACTCTTTGGTACGGATAACCGTATCATGTCCGTGTTACCTCAGCATAAGACAGACGCTATTTTCAGAGTGTTCAATGTCGATCGTTATGATGACAGGGATGTGGTGATCACAAACCTGATTGAAAGCTACGATCGTTTGATGGAATTTGGAAAGAAGCATCTAAATGACGTTTTTACATTGGATGGCATCCAAAGGGTAAGCACCAGAGACAAAATCCTGCGTGAGATTATCTCCAATTTGTTGATGCACCGTGATTTTTCCAGCGGATATGTACCAAAGCTTGTCATTGAACGGGATAAGATTACAACAGAAAATGCAAATCTTGCACATGGGCACGGAAACTTGAATCTGAAAACATTCAGGCCATTCGCAAAGAATCCGCCTATAGCAAAAATGTTCCGAGAAATCGGACTTGCTGATGAGCTTGGAAGCGGCATGCGCAACAGCTATAAATACACGAAGATGTATTCTGGTGGAGAGCCTGTCTTTACAGAGGCAGATGTTTTTACGACAGTGATTCCTCTTTCTGAGGCGGCAACGGTTACAGTCGGACCGACTACCCAAGGTACTACCCAAGGTACTACCCAAGGTATTATGCAAGCTGAACTGAGCGAAAGAGATAAGACGTTAGTTAATCTATTACTGAAGCATCCGGACCATACACAAGCAAAGATTGCGAATGAATTAAACTGGGATGTTAATACTGTGAAATATTATATGAATAAGCTAAAGAAGAATTCCGTAATTCTACGCCACGGGACAAGTCAGAACGGCTATTGGGAAGTTATTTATAAGAATTGA
- the rlmD gene encoding 23S rRNA (uracil(1939)-C(5))-methyltransferase RlmD, with amino-acid sequence MANKNSLYSPVKNQEMDVIIEDLTHEGLGVAKVNGYPLFLPDALPPERVRARIVRPLKNYAFAKVVERYTTSDRRAQVSSELRDGTLALAHLNYQYQLTFKQDQVRRTLGKFPELRDISVRDTLGMEEPWHYRNKALVPIAGKIGHLCSGFYRQNSHKFIPVADYKIQLPIIDRTIQTVLQVINRHGWTAYDEKTGRGLLRHIGVRVGFHTGEIMVIFVVNGAILPEEIDVTQEIVSAIPNLTGLIMNKNCQATNVILGHESRVLYGCDCYRETIGGLTFMVSWQSFLQVNTLQAEKLYQTVLEVAGLSGNETVIDAYCGIGTISLYLARRAKFVYGVEIVPAAIEMAERNAEVNGIHNASFVCGKAETVIPQWVAEGLAPDVVVVDPPRKGLATEVIEALSTVRPAKIVYVSCNPATLARDMALLLKAGYHAGDVQPVDMFPQTPHVESVVLMSRVD; translated from the coding sequence ATGGCGAACAAAAATTCCCTGTATTCTCCGGTTAAAAATCAAGAAATGGACGTTATAATAGAGGATTTGACACACGAAGGGCTGGGAGTGGCCAAGGTCAATGGCTATCCACTATTTTTGCCTGATGCCTTACCCCCCGAAAGAGTACGGGCCCGGATAGTGCGTCCTTTAAAAAACTATGCTTTCGCCAAAGTGGTTGAACGCTATACAACCTCCGACCGTCGCGCTCAGGTTAGTTCCGAACTGAGAGATGGAACTTTAGCTTTGGCCCATCTGAATTATCAGTATCAACTTACTTTTAAGCAGGACCAAGTGCGGAGGACCTTGGGGAAATTCCCGGAGCTTAGAGATATATCGGTAAGAGATACTTTAGGTATGGAAGAGCCATGGCATTATCGCAACAAAGCTTTAGTCCCGATTGCTGGGAAAATTGGTCATCTTTGCAGCGGTTTTTATCGCCAAAACTCGCATAAGTTTATCCCTGTAGCTGATTACAAAATTCAACTGCCTATTATTGATCGGACAATTCAAACCGTACTTCAAGTGATTAATCGTCACGGCTGGACGGCTTATGATGAAAAAACCGGTAGGGGTTTGCTTCGCCATATTGGGGTAAGAGTCGGATTCCATACCGGTGAAATAATGGTGATTTTTGTCGTTAATGGAGCGATTTTACCGGAAGAAATAGATGTTACACAGGAAATAGTTTCGGCTATTCCCAATTTGACTGGGCTGATAATGAACAAAAACTGTCAGGCAACTAACGTTATTTTGGGGCATGAAAGTAGGGTGCTTTATGGTTGTGACTGTTATCGGGAAACAATCGGAGGTCTGACTTTCATGGTTTCTTGGCAAAGCTTTTTACAAGTAAATACTTTACAGGCAGAAAAGCTCTATCAGACTGTGCTTGAGGTGGCCGGTTTGTCGGGTAATGAAACGGTTATCGATGCTTATTGTGGTATAGGGACGATCTCGCTGTATTTGGCGCGGCGGGCAAAATTTGTTTATGGAGTGGAGATTGTGCCGGCGGCGATTGAAATGGCTGAGCGTAATGCCGAGGTTAATGGTATACATAATGCTTCATTTGTCTGCGGTAAAGCGGAAACCGTAATACCGCAATGGGTGGCTGAAGGGCTGGCTCCGGATGTAGTGGTGGTAGACCCGCCACGTAAGGGTTTGGCTACTGAGGTTATCGAGGCTTTGTCGACGGTTCGGCCGGCAAAAATTGTATATGTTTCATGTAATCCGGCGACCTTGGCTAGGGATATGGCTCTGTTGCTGAAGGCTGGCTATCATGCAGGCGATGTACAGCCGGTTGATATGTTCCCGCAAACACCACATGTGGAGAGTGTCGTATTGATGTCTAGGGTTGATTAG